The nucleotide sequence GAAAGCTAAAAGAGATCCTAAAGTTATAAATTACTTGGTAGGAAAAGTAATGAAGAAAACATCAAAGAGAGCTGATCCATATATAGTTAATGAGTTAATAAAGAAAGAATTAGGGATATAATCACAGCGTGGGTTTATCATCACAGTATCAGCACTTAAAACCCCGTTCATCAAAAGAATAGAAATAGTGTGGTGATATATATTCTCAACTCTCAGAAGGACAGGGAACTAAAGATAAGACTACTAGTAGTGAATTTACTGAGAGAATTAAAGAACTCTTATACGTACAAAGAATTATCAAGTATCTTCAACATCCAAGAAAGTTTACTGTGTAGATATGTCAACGGAAATACCATACCAAGTGAGAGTCATTCAAGGGATATCCTTGATAAGATTAAGAGTAAGGAGTTCCTTTCCAAGTTTCTTGCAGACAAAATAATCAAATATGATGATGGATTTATTGATACCTCTAAAATGCTCTTTTACCCTAATCTATTAAAGCTTTTAATAGAAATGTTCTATCATAAATACTTCGGAAATAGAGACGAAATTGATAAAATTGTGACAGTAGCTGTAAACGGAATACCTTTCGCTGCAATAGCGTCGGAAGCTATAGCTAAGCCGTTAATAATAATAAAAAAACACAAAGATTCTGTTCACATCAGTTACATAGACGAGAATATTAAAGAATCGGAAGGAATGATTACTTCTATCTATTTAAGAAAAGATTTTGTATATAAAGGTGAGAAAGTGTTGGTTGTAGATGATGTAATAAGAAGTGGCAAAACAATATACTCAACATTTAGGTTAATCCAAAAAGCAGACGCAAAAGTAATAGGGGCGTTAGTATTAGTGGGTGTAGGAAAAGAATGGTCGAAAATAAGTAACACATTTAATATACCAATCATCCCTATCTTTTCACTATGATTATTAGACTACAGAATAATGTTTACGCTATAAAAGGAGTTTATTATATCTATCTGCTTGCAATAGATAATAAAAACCTTCTGATTATAGATTCAAGTAACGGTGAAGATACAGGAATAGTGTTAGATGGTATCCTTGAAATAAAGAGTAAAACGAATTACAACCCATCTTTTTTAGTACTTACCAGCTGTAAAAAAGAAGTTGCAGGAGGAGCTGCAAAAATTTCAAGCTTTTTGAACATACCTATACTCGCAAGTCACATAGATGCATCTAGTATTAGAAAAGGAATGTGCCTAGATGAGGAATACGAACCTGCAGATGTAAGTATTGAAATCAAAGACATAAAAGTATTGATAAATGGGCTTAATAACCTTACATTTCTTAGAGCTAAAACCCCCTCAAAAGGAAGTTTAGTAATAAAATATAATAACACTTTATTTTCAGGAGCAACAAAAATTAGTGGTATAGCAGAAAAGATTGGGTACGTTTGTAACGCCTTTGAATTTTCAAAGGTAGAAGAAGATTGGTTTTTACGGAGAAGAAAAGAGAATGAAAAAGCATTAGAATATAAATAAAAGAATTTTTATAAAAAATAACTATAGATTAGATTTTAGCTAGATGTAAAATTCTTATATGTTTTCTTATAAAGCTCTCCTTGCTCCAATGTAGTCGCTACTCT is from Sulfolobus acidocaldarius DSM 639 and encodes:
- a CDS encoding MBL fold metallo-hydrolase, with the translated sequence MIIRLQNNVYAIKGVYYIYLLAIDNKNLLIIDSSNGEDTGIVLDGILEIKSKTNYNPSFLVLTSCKKEVAGGAAKISSFLNIPILASHIDASSIRKGMCLDEEYEPADVSIEIKDIKVLINGLNNLTFLRAKTPSKGSLVIKYNNTLFSGATKISGIAEKIGYVCNAFEFSKVEEDWFLRRRKENEKALEYK
- a CDS encoding phosphoribosyltransferase family protein yields the protein MVIYILNSQKDRELKIRLLVVNLLRELKNSYTYKELSSIFNIQESLLCRYVNGNTIPSESHSRDILDKIKSKEFLSKFLADKIIKYDDGFIDTSKMLFYPNLLKLLIEMFYHKYFGNRDEIDKIVTVAVNGIPFAAIASEAIAKPLIIIKKHKDSVHISYIDENIKESEGMITSIYLRKDFVYKGEKVLVVDDVIRSGKTIYSTFRLIQKADAKVIGALVLVGVGKEWSKISNTFNIPIIPIFSL